A window from Methylocystis sp. MJC1 encodes these proteins:
- the fae gene encoding formaldehyde-activating enzyme: MAKITKMLVGESLVGEGNEVAHIDLIMGPRGSAAELAFANALVNNKDGFTTLLAVVAPNLLCKPNTILFNKVTIKGAKQAVQMFGPAQHGVAKAVADSVAEGVIPVDEADDLFISVGVFIHWDANDDKKIQDYNYQATKEAIARAVAGEPKAAEVVAKRNDAKHPFAPN, translated from the coding sequence ATGGCCAAGATCACCAAGATGCTGGTCGGCGAGTCGCTCGTCGGCGAGGGTAACGAAGTCGCTCACATCGACCTCATCATGGGTCCGCGCGGTTCGGCCGCCGAGCTCGCTTTCGCGAACGCTCTCGTCAACAACAAGGACGGCTTCACGACCCTTCTCGCGGTTGTTGCGCCGAACCTGCTCTGCAAGCCCAACACGATCCTCTTCAACAAGGTCACCATCAAGGGCGCCAAGCAGGCCGTCCAGATGTTCGGCCCGGCTCAGCACGGCGTCGCCAAGGCAGTCGCCGACTCCGTCGCCGAGGGCGTGATCCCGGTCGACGAAGCTGACGACCTCTTCATCTCCGTCGGCGTGTTCATCCACTGGGACGCCAACGACGACAAGAAGATCCAGGACTATAACTACCAGGCCACCAAGGAAGCCATCGCCCGCGCCGTCGCCGGGGAGCCGAAGGCTGCCGAAGTCGTCGCCAAGCGCAACGACGCCAAGCACCCCTTCGCTCCGAACTGA
- a CDS encoding hydantoinase/oxoprolinase family protein yields the protein MTAIIGWDIGGAHVKAARAENGRLVAVTQRACAPHLGLANLEAPIRETLKELGQATHHRVTMTAELSDAFEDRMSGVVSVAAIAAREIGGDALFYAGARGFVARQQIRVAAEAVASANWRASAELVAQNCAESLFIDMGSTTTDLVPIRGGRVCAQGATDAERLMSGELSYAGFSRGAPQAYATRAPISGQWTPLVNEAFASMADVRRILDDLPEGDCGADLSPTADGRPKTVAASHARLARLVGLDAGQLTQLQGRALAAYFSRAQMRAIEDQIALLASREAVAPDAPFIGAGVGRALVARLAQAQGRAYLDFADYIAAPDELRAAAANCAPAAALALLAV from the coding sequence ATGACCGCGATCATCGGCTGGGACATTGGCGGCGCCCATGTGAAGGCGGCGCGCGCGGAGAATGGGCGGCTCGTCGCCGTAACGCAGCGCGCCTGTGCGCCGCATCTCGGGCTCGCGAATCTCGAGGCGCCGATCCGCGAGACGCTGAAAGAACTGGGGCAGGCGACGCATCATCGTGTGACGATGACCGCCGAGCTCTCGGACGCTTTCGAGGACCGTATGAGCGGCGTCGTTTCAGTGGCGGCGATTGCGGCGCGAGAGATCGGTGGCGATGCGCTCTTCTACGCCGGAGCGCGCGGCTTCGTTGCGCGCCAGCAAATTCGCGTTGCGGCGGAAGCCGTCGCCTCGGCCAATTGGCGAGCCAGTGCGGAGCTTGTCGCGCAAAATTGCGCCGAATCGCTTTTTATCGACATGGGCTCGACAACGACCGACCTTGTCCCGATTCGTGGCGGGCGCGTCTGCGCTCAGGGCGCTACCGACGCCGAGCGGCTCATGAGCGGCGAGCTGTCTTATGCAGGGTTCTCGCGCGGCGCGCCCCAGGCCTACGCCACGCGCGCGCCGATCAGTGGCCAATGGACGCCGCTCGTTAATGAAGCCTTCGCCTCGATGGCTGACGTCCGCCGTATCCTCGACGATCTCCCGGAAGGAGACTGCGGCGCAGATTTGTCGCCGACAGCGGATGGCAGGCCCAAGACAGTCGCGGCGTCTCATGCGCGCCTCGCGCGTCTTGTCGGTCTCGACGCGGGGCAGCTTACGCAATTACAAGGGCGCGCGCTTGCAGCGTATTTCTCACGCGCGCAGATGCGCGCCATAGAGGATCAGATCGCTCTGCTTGCGTCCCGCGAAGCCGTCGCGCCCGACGCGCCCTTCATCGGCGCCGGCGTCGGCCGCGCGCTTGTTGCGCGTCTCGCACAGGCGCAGGGTCGCGCCTATCTGGATTTCGCCGACTACATCGCAGCGCCAGACGAGCTGCGCGCGGCGGCAGCCAATTGCGCGCCGGCGGCGGCGCTGGCGCTGCTTGCAGTTTAA
- a CDS encoding DUF447 domain-containing protein has translation MPLIHECVVTTLTAEGLPHVAPLGLIEEGGYWIAAPFRPSTTLSNLERSGKLTASFTDDARIFASLVTGVRNFPLTDVNGWPTPRLSAALAHAALEVERIEADAVRPRFFCRVTHTESHQPFLGMNRARAAVLEAAILATRLDRLSREKIDSEIAYLKIAIDKTAGEAEREAWEMVMQKIAAHLEKAAAAPSPTLPR, from the coding sequence ATGCCTCTGATTCATGAATGCGTCGTCACAACGCTGACGGCGGAAGGCCTGCCGCATGTGGCACCTCTGGGACTGATCGAAGAAGGCGGCTATTGGATCGCCGCGCCCTTCCGTCCCTCGACGACGCTGAGCAATCTCGAACGCAGTGGGAAGCTCACGGCGAGCTTTACCGATGACGCGCGCATCTTCGCCAGTCTTGTGACGGGCGTGCGTAATTTTCCTCTGACGGATGTGAATGGCTGGCCGACGCCGCGCCTGTCGGCGGCGCTCGCGCATGCAGCGCTCGAGGTGGAGCGCATCGAAGCGGATGCTGTGCGCCCACGCTTCTTTTGCCGCGTGACGCACACGGAATCGCATCAACCTTTCCTTGGCATGAATCGCGCGCGCGCCGCTGTGTTGGAAGCGGCGATTCTCGCGACGCGCCTCGATAGGCTCTCGCGCGAGAAGATCGACAGCGAGATCGCCTATCTCAAGATCGCGATCGACAAGACGGCGGGAGAGGCCGAGCGCGAAGCCTGGGAAATGGTGATGCAGAAGATCGCCGCGCATTTGGAGAAAGCTGCGGCGGCCCCCTCCCCAACCCTCCCCCGCTGA
- a CDS encoding DUF6513 domain-containing protein translates to MSERLLFLTGHLAYPRLERMVAGFGEAARGWRIHNIGVKVAALMTQEIIERRLPRPVEADRVILPGRCRADLDALSQRFGVPFERGPEEVADLPAYLGRGGAKPDLSRHDMRIFAEIVDASKMSVAEVVAKARDLRGAGADVIDLGCLPDTPFDHMEETIAALKSEGFKVSVDSASVAELTRAAKAGVDHLLSLDEETLSILPDNSPLVPILVPRPHGDLDSLQRAARIARRRGIDFILDPILDPIHFGFAASIARYVEIRAREPDAEIMMGTGNLTELTDADSAGVTAAMLGICSELNIRHLLTVQVSPHTRRTLQEHDAARRLMYAARADRALPKGYSDALLQVHDKRPYSATPEEIAELARELRDVNYRIDVTRDGVHVFAKNFHCVETEAMSLFPHLKVEQDGAHAFYLGAELMKAELAYKLGKRYRQDEPLDFGAAIDKDEEDAARFKEMGHTMRKAREEKGNASDS, encoded by the coding sequence ATGAGCGAGCGCCTGCTGTTTCTCACCGGACATCTGGCCTATCCGCGACTGGAGCGGATGGTCGCCGGCTTCGGCGAGGCGGCGCGCGGCTGGCGCATCCACAACATCGGCGTGAAGGTCGCTGCTCTGATGACGCAAGAGATCATCGAGCGCCGCCTGCCCCGCCCAGTCGAGGCCGACCGCGTTATCCTGCCGGGCCGCTGCCGGGCTGATCTCGACGCGCTTTCGCAGCGCTTCGGCGTGCCCTTCGAGCGCGGGCCCGAGGAGGTCGCCGACCTCCCCGCCTATCTGGGCCGCGGCGGCGCCAAGCCCGATCTCTCGCGGCACGACATGCGCATCTTCGCGGAGATCGTCGACGCCTCGAAGATGAGCGTCGCAGAGGTGGTCGCCAAGGCGCGGGACCTTAGGGGCGCCGGCGCCGATGTGATCGACCTCGGCTGCCTGCCGGACACGCCCTTCGACCATATGGAAGAAACGATCGCGGCGCTTAAGTCGGAAGGCTTCAAGGTCTCGGTCGATTCGGCGAGTGTTGCGGAGCTGACGCGCGCCGCGAAGGCCGGCGTCGATCATCTCTTGAGCCTCGACGAAGAGACGCTGTCGATCCTACCCGACAACTCCCCGCTCGTGCCGATCCTCGTGCCGCGCCCGCATGGCGATCTCGATTCGCTGCAACGCGCCGCGCGCATCGCACGACGTCGCGGGATCGACTTTATTCTCGATCCGATTCTCGATCCCATCCATTTCGGCTTCGCCGCCTCGATCGCGCGTTATGTCGAAATCCGCGCGCGCGAGCCCGACGCCGAGATCATGATGGGCACGGGCAATCTCACCGAACTCACCGACGCCGATTCGGCGGGCGTCACCGCCGCCATGCTCGGCATTTGCTCCGAGCTGAACATCCGCCATTTGCTTACCGTGCAGGTGAGCCCGCACACGCGCCGCACGTTGCAGGAGCACGATGCGGCGCGGCGCCTGATGTATGCCGCGCGCGCCGATCGCGCTTTGCCGAAAGGCTACAGCGACGCGCTGCTGCAAGTGCACGACAAGCGCCCTTATTCTGCGACGCCGGAAGAGATCGCCGAGCTGGCGCGTGAATTGCGCGATGTGAACTACCGCATAGATGTGACGCGCGACGGCGTGCATGTCTTCGCGAAGAACTTCCACTGTGTCGAGACGGAAGCCATGTCGCTCTTTCCGCATTTGAAAGTCGAGCAAGACGGCGCGCATGCTTTCTATCTCGGCGCGGAGCTGATGAAGGCGGAGCTCGCCTATAAGCTCGGCAAGCGCTACCGGCAGGATGAGCCGCTCGATTTCGGCGCCGCCATCGACAAGGACGAAGAAGACGCGGCCCGATTCAAGGAAATGGGACATACCATGCGCAAGGCGCGCGAGGAAAAAGGCAATGCCTCTGATTCATGA
- a CDS encoding flavoprotein has translation MTKKKDVVSPRWGWALTGSGHFFTECLEMIRGLDHCDLFVSKAAAEVVRMYKHDLDLPDTIRIFKDTTASAAPVGNFYYNVYHTLVVAPATSNTVAKAVAGISDNLATNVFAQAGKCRVPTIVFACDTAPELETRAPKGMVMVYPRRIDLENTDRLKSFEATQVAESLAALQEAVERRKRELTGQS, from the coding sequence ATGACAAAAAAGAAAGACGTCGTTTCGCCGCGTTGGGGATGGGCGCTCACGGGCTCGGGGCATTTCTTCACGGAATGTCTCGAGATGATCCGCGGCCTCGATCATTGCGACCTTTTCGTCAGCAAGGCGGCGGCGGAAGTCGTGCGGATGTATAAGCACGACCTCGATCTGCCGGACACGATCCGCATCTTCAAGGACACGACCGCGAGCGCCGCGCCGGTCGGCAATTTCTACTACAACGTCTATCACACGCTCGTCGTCGCGCCCGCGACCTCGAACACGGTCGCCAAGGCAGTCGCCGGCATCTCGGACAATCTCGCCACAAACGTCTTCGCGCAGGCCGGCAAATGCCGCGTGCCGACCATCGTCTTCGCCTGCGACACCGCGCCGGAGCTGGAGACCCGCGCCCCCAAGGGCATGGTGATGGTCTATCCGCGCCGCATCGATCTGGAGAACACCGACCGGCTGAAGTCCTTCGAGGCGACGCAGGTCGCCGAAAGCCTCGCCGCGCTGCAGGAGGCTGTGGAGCGGCGCAAGCGCGAGCTGACAGGGCAGAGCTGA
- a CDS encoding uridylate kinase has protein sequence MTIDARCRIDMTTRAPLLVAKIGGSLHDSPNLARWIDALKRWPHRLTLVCGGGPFADAVRATQPTLGFSEGAAHAMAILAMEQYALALSDLYGLALAATREEIDAAHRRGQIALWRPSNMVADAADITPGWDVTSDSLAAWLAQRTGADALLMVKSIDIGADSALECIVSAGIVDAAFHDYVDGMPVYVAGPRALANAGALMAGGALPGAPVASATQKIAS, from the coding sequence ATGACCATCGACGCGCGCTGCCGGATTGACATGACGACGCGCGCGCCCCTCCTCGTCGCGAAGATCGGCGGCAGTCTCCATGACTCGCCCAATCTCGCGCGCTGGATCGACGCGTTGAAGCGCTGGCCGCATCGTCTGACGCTCGTTTGCGGCGGCGGCCCTTTCGCCGACGCCGTGCGCGCCACGCAGCCGACGCTCGGATTTTCTGAAGGAGCCGCGCACGCCATGGCGATTCTCGCCATGGAGCAATATGCGTTGGCGCTCTCCGACCTCTATGGCCTCGCGCTCGCGGCGACGCGCGAGGAGATCGACGCGGCGCATAGGCGCGGCCAGATCGCTTTGTGGCGCCCTTCGAACATGGTCGCGGACGCCGCCGACATCACGCCCGGCTGGGATGTCACCTCCGACAGCCTCGCCGCCTGGCTTGCGCAACGAACCGGCGCGGATGCCCTGCTGATGGTCAAAAGCATCGATATCGGCGCCGATTCTGCTTTGGAATGCATCGTTTCGGCCGGCATTGTGGATGCGGCCTTTCATGACTATGTCGACGGCATGCCTGTCTACGTCGCCGGCCCACGCGCGCTCGCCAATGCGGGCGCGCTCATGGCTGGCGGCGCCCTGCCCGGCGCGCCTGTCGCTTCCGCAACACAGAAGATTGCTTCATGA
- a CDS encoding (5-formylfuran-3-yl)methyl phosphate synthase, with the protein MTLMLASVLSREEAETALAYGADIIDCKDPIRGALGALPLAQVKEIVAAVAGRRPVSAVVDLPHDVAHAREAFEEAIETGVDYVKFALPATPDADEIIAALAPIAKRVKLVAVLFADLRPDFERLPALARAGFHGAMLDTAHKNNGRLIDIMTVGALSEFTASCHELRLAAGLAGALEPPDVPRLLVTGADVIGFRGALCDHGDRQGALSAQAVALLRDLIPTRPDVVEEMAAEWALIARGFMQPPGANDTDCVFLHDYVVPMEVGAYAHEYGHTQRVRFNVDAEVTRAEISDDMRAVFSYDVIMDAIKMILASGHVAMVETIAERLAESVLLHERVRTVTVQVEKLDVAPGAVGVKIRRERHDHRRALPD; encoded by the coding sequence ATGACCCTGATGTTGGCCAGCGTTCTGTCGCGAGAGGAGGCGGAGACCGCCCTCGCCTATGGCGCCGACATCATCGACTGCAAGGACCCTATCCGCGGCGCGCTGGGCGCGCTGCCGTTGGCGCAGGTCAAGGAGATCGTCGCCGCTGTGGCAGGCCGGCGCCCGGTCAGCGCCGTCGTCGATCTGCCGCATGACGTGGCCCACGCCCGCGAGGCCTTCGAGGAAGCAATCGAGACCGGCGTCGATTATGTGAAATTCGCCCTGCCCGCGACGCCCGACGCCGACGAGATCATTGCCGCCCTCGCGCCGATCGCCAAGCGCGTGAAGCTCGTCGCCGTGCTTTTCGCCGACCTGCGCCCGGATTTCGAGCGCCTGCCCGCGCTCGCCAGAGCCGGCTTCCACGGCGCGATGCTCGACACGGCGCATAAGAACAACGGCCGTTTGATCGACATCATGACGGTCGGCGCGCTTTCCGAATTCACCGCCAGCTGCCACGAGCTGCGTTTGGCTGCGGGCCTCGCCGGCGCGCTGGAGCCGCCGGACGTCCCGCGCCTTCTTGTCACCGGCGCCGACGTCATCGGCTTTCGCGGCGCGCTCTGCGACCATGGCGACCGGCAGGGCGCGCTCTCCGCACAAGCTGTCGCCCTCCTGCGCGACCTCATCCCGACGCGCCCCGATGTCGTGGAGGAGATGGCGGCCGAATGGGCGCTCATCGCCCGCGGCTTCATGCAGCCGCCGGGAGCCAACGACACGGATTGCGTCTTCCTGCACGACTATGTCGTGCCGATGGAAGTCGGCGCCTATGCGCATGAATATGGCCATACGCAGCGCGTGCGCTTCAACGTCGACGCCGAGGTGACGCGCGCCGAAATCTCCGACGACATGCGCGCCGTCTTTTCCTATGACGTGATCATGGACGCGATCAAAATGATCCTCGCCAGCGGCCATGTCGCCATGGTGGAAACGATCGCCGAACGCCTCGCCGAAAGCGTGCTGCTGCACGAACGCGTGCGCACGGTGACCGTGCAGGTCGAGAAGCTCGACGTCGCGCCGGGCGCGGTCGGCGTGAAAATCCGCCGTGAGCGTCATGACCATCGACGCGCGCTGCCGGATTGA
- a CDS encoding bifunctional folylpolyglutamate synthase/dihydrofolate synthase has protein sequence MDAILSRLLTLHPKKIDLSLGRTERLLEALGRPDLRLPPTIHVAGTNGKGSTIAFLRAILEAAGQRVHVYTSPHLIRFNERIRLGAEGGGKLVDDARLNAILERCEDVNGGQPITFFEVTTAAAFSLFADNPADWLLLETGLGGRYDATNVIKNPKAAIVTSVSLDHMEFLGDSVEKIAYEKAGIFKRGAPAIVGFQPEGAERVLEREARRVGAPLCVAGQDFYIREENGRLVFEDERGLLDLPLPRLPGRHQHQNAANAIAALRAVAPDLPTSAIEAGLTRAEWPARLQRLVRGHIVDLAPVNAEIWLDGGHNEDGGRVLAEAMAEFHDRSPRPLALICGAQTTKDVRALLRHFSGLAREMVAVPVEGEHKSWPPEEVAALARAEGIAVAAYANNVEEALQILASHSFDQPPRVLIAGSLYLAAAVLSANGSQIE, from the coding sequence ATGGACGCGATTCTGTCGCGACTCCTCACCCTTCATCCAAAGAAGATCGACCTGTCGCTCGGCCGCACCGAGCGGCTGCTGGAGGCGCTCGGCCGTCCGGACCTGCGTCTGCCGCCGACGATCCATGTCGCCGGCACCAATGGCAAGGGCTCGACCATCGCCTTTCTGCGCGCCATCCTGGAGGCGGCCGGACAGCGCGTGCATGTCTATACCTCGCCGCATCTCATCCGCTTCAACGAGCGCATCCGGCTCGGCGCGGAGGGCGGCGGCAAGCTTGTCGACGACGCACGCCTCAACGCCATTCTGGAGCGCTGCGAGGACGTCAATGGCGGCCAGCCCATCACCTTCTTCGAGGTGACGACGGCGGCCGCCTTCTCGCTCTTTGCGGATAATCCTGCCGACTGGCTGCTGCTCGAAACCGGACTCGGCGGGCGCTACGACGCGACCAACGTCATCAAGAACCCCAAGGCGGCGATCGTCACTTCGGTGTCGCTCGACCACATGGAGTTCCTGGGCGATAGCGTCGAGAAAATCGCCTATGAGAAGGCGGGCATTTTCAAGCGCGGCGCCCCCGCCATCGTCGGCTTCCAGCCGGAGGGGGCGGAGAGAGTGCTAGAGCGCGAAGCGCGCCGCGTCGGCGCCCCGCTCTGTGTCGCCGGACAGGATTTCTACATCCGCGAGGAGAATGGAAGACTCGTCTTCGAGGATGAGCGCGGGCTGCTCGATTTGCCCCTGCCCCGTCTCCCCGGACGCCACCAGCATCAGAACGCCGCCAACGCGATCGCGGCGCTGCGCGCCGTCGCGCCCGATCTCCCGACCTCCGCCATCGAGGCCGGCCTCACCCGCGCCGAATGGCCGGCGCGGCTCCAACGGCTGGTGCGCGGCCATATCGTCGATCTCGCGCCCGTCAATGCGGAAATCTGGCTCGACGGCGGGCACAATGAAGACGGCGGCCGCGTGCTGGCCGAAGCCATGGCCGAGTTCCACGACCGCTCCCCCCGCCCGCTGGCGCTGATCTGCGGCGCGCAGACGACCAAGGACGTCCGCGCCTTGCTGCGGCATTTCTCGGGCCTCGCCCGCGAGATGGTCGCCGTGCCGGTCGAGGGCGAGCACAAGAGCTGGCCGCCGGAAGAAGTCGCCGCGCTCGCCAGGGCCGAAGGCATTGCTGTGGCGGCCTACGCCAACAATGTCGAGGAGGCGCTGCAAATCCTCGCCTCGCACAGCTTCGACCAGCCGCCGCGCGTGCTGATCGCCGGCTCGCTCTATCTGGCGGCGGCGGTGCTCTCGGCCAATGGGTCGCAGATCGAGTAG
- the accD gene encoding acetyl-CoA carboxylase, carboxyltransferase subunit beta: MNWYSNVVPPKIKALIKREAPENLWVKCPESGQLVFHKDIEANLYVVPSSGYHMRCPVDVRLTNLFDNGELELLPTPEAPVDPLKFRDIKRYVDKLKEYRLKTGAQDAVTLATGRLDGSQVTVAIQDFEFLGGSLGMAAGEAIVAGAEHALAKRTPFIIFTASGGARMQEGMFSLMQMPRTTIAVQRLRDARLPYIVVLTNPTTGGVTASYAMLGDVQIAEPGAIIGFAGARVIEQTIREKLPEGFQRAEYLRDHGMVDMVTPRQEMRDTLARLCGLLTKTPPRRAA; encoded by the coding sequence ATGAACTGGTATTCCAACGTCGTTCCGCCGAAGATCAAAGCCCTCATCAAGCGGGAGGCGCCGGAAAATCTTTGGGTGAAATGCCCCGAGAGCGGCCAGCTCGTCTTCCATAAGGACATCGAGGCCAATCTCTATGTCGTGCCGAGTTCGGGCTATCATATGCGCTGCCCGGTCGACGTGCGGCTGACCAATCTCTTCGACAATGGCGAACTGGAGCTTCTGCCGACGCCCGAAGCGCCGGTCGACCCGCTGAAGTTCCGCGACATCAAGCGCTATGTCGACAAGTTGAAGGAATATCGCCTCAAGACCGGCGCCCAGGACGCCGTGACGCTCGCCACGGGCCGGCTCGACGGCTCACAGGTGACGGTCGCCATTCAGGACTTCGAGTTCCTTGGCGGCTCGCTGGGCATGGCGGCCGGCGAGGCGATCGTCGCGGGGGCCGAACACGCCCTCGCCAAGCGCACGCCCTTCATCATCTTCACCGCCTCCGGCGGCGCCCGCATGCAGGAAGGCATGTTCTCGCTGATGCAGATGCCGCGCACGACGATCGCCGTGCAGCGCCTGCGCGACGCGCGCCTGCCCTATATCGTCGTGCTCACCAATCCGACGACAGGCGGTGTCACCGCCTCCTACGCCATGCTGGGCGACGTGCAGATCGCCGAGCCAGGCGCCATCATCGGCTTCGCCGGCGCCCGCGTCATCGAGCAGACCATTCGCGAGAAGCTGCCCGAAGGCTTCCAGCGCGCGGAATATTTGCGTGATCACGGCATGGTCGACATGGTGACCCCGCGCCAGGAGATGCGCGATACGCTCGCGCGCCTGTGCGGCCTGCTCACCAAGACGCCGCCGCGCCGCGCCGCCTGA
- the trpA gene encoding tryptophan synthase subunit alpha has protein sequence MSTRIDDRFAALKSEGRAALVTFVMAGDPGPVTSLDILKALPAAGADVIELGMPFTDPMADGPAIQAAGLRALKAGATVKGTLQLVKDFRAGDNATPIVLMGYYNPIYVYGVDKFLADAKAAGVDGLIVVDLPPEEDAELCVPARDAGLNFIRLATPTTDDKRLPKVLANTSGFVYYVSLTGITGAALADYAGVSEAVKRIKGHTKLPIAVGFGVKNAQNAAEIARYADGVVVGSALVEALKASLDEGGKATEKSVEAVTSLVASIAAGVRSARAAPGASPAKNGGAFSWLKRLWA, from the coding sequence ATGTCCACCCGTATCGACGACCGTTTCGCCGCCCTGAAATCCGAAGGGCGCGCCGCTCTCGTGACTTTCGTGATGGCGGGCGACCCTGGCCCCGTGACCTCGCTCGACATCCTCAAGGCGCTGCCGGCCGCCGGCGCCGACGTCATCGAGCTCGGCATGCCCTTCACCGACCCCATGGCCGACGGCCCGGCGATCCAGGCGGCGGGGCTCAGGGCGCTCAAGGCCGGCGCGACGGTGAAGGGGACGCTGCAGCTCGTCAAGGATTTCCGCGCCGGGGACAACGCCACCCCCATCGTGCTGATGGGCTATTACAATCCGATCTATGTCTACGGCGTCGATAAGTTCCTCGCCGACGCCAAGGCGGCGGGCGTGGACGGGCTGATCGTCGTCGATCTGCCCCCGGAGGAAGACGCCGAGCTCTGTGTCCCGGCACGCGACGCAGGGTTGAATTTCATCCGCCTCGCCACCCCCACGACCGACGACAAGCGCCTGCCCAAGGTGCTCGCAAACACCTCAGGCTTCGTCTATTATGTGTCGCTGACTGGCATCACCGGCGCGGCGCTCGCGGATTACGCCGGCGTGAGCGAGGCCGTGAAGCGGATCAAGGGACATACGAAGCTGCCGATCGCGGTGGGCTTCGGCGTCAAGAACGCCCAAAACGCCGCCGAAATCGCCCGTTACGCGGATGGCGTCGTGGTCGGCTCGGCGCTGGTCGAGGCGTTGAAGGCGTCGCTCGACGAGGGCGGCAAGGCAACCGAAAAAAGCGTCGAGGCCGTGACCTCTCTCGTTGCGAGCATTGCGGCCGGAGTACGGAGCGCACGGGCGGCGCCCGGCGCGTCCCCGGCCAAGAACGGCGGCGCATTTTCCTGGCTCAAGAGGCTTTGGGCATGA